Within Eggerthella timonensis, the genomic segment ACGTCGACCTCGACGCCACCCAGGAGGAAGGCGAGGCGGTGTTCAAGAGCCTCCGCGCAGGCTTCGTGGAGGACCTGGAGGCGGAGTAGCTCGCCCGATGCGCGGCTTCGCCTCGCCTCCCGCGCGCCGCGGACATGTTCCGGCGCGCGTCTCCTCGAAAGCGCGGCAGGGTGCGACTGCCCAGGATCCCCCCCAACTTGTCCCAAAGGTGCCTGTCCCCTTTGGGACAGGTTTGCTCCATCTCTCGTCCTCAACAATATTTTGAACCGTTCGCCCAGGTCTTCGCTTCGCTGACTTTTTGCCATACTGAGCATTTCGGTGCTGCGTCGCTGTGGCGAGGCGGCCGGAAGGTTAGGTGCGACGGGAGGAAACGGATGGGGAAGACCGGGAGAGGGGCGCGCATCGCGCTGCTGCTCGCCGTGGCGCTGCTTTCGTGCGCGTTGGCGGGCCTTGCAGGGTGCGCGGGCCCAGGCGACGACAAGGGAACGGCGTCGAGCGGCGAGACGCTGCGCGTGGGCGTGCGAAGCGACGTGGTGGGCTTCGGCTACCTCAACGAGGGCACGGGCAAGTACTACGGCCTCGAGATCGACATCGCGAACGAGATGGCCGCGCGCATGGGTTACGGCGCGGTGGAGTTCGTGAGCGTGCTGCCCGAGAACCGCAAGGACATGCTGCAGAACGGCGAGGTCGACTGCCTCGTGGCCTGCTATTCCATCGCGGAATCGCGGCAGAAGAACTTCGACTTCTCGCCCGCGTACTACTCCGACGACTCCATCGTCATGGTGGAGAACAGCGCGCTCATCGACGGCGTCGACGCGCTTGAGGGCAAGACGCTCGGCACCATGTCGGGCTCGAACACCGCTCCGCAGCTCGTGATCAAGCTGACGGAGGCTGGCTTCACGTCCGGCGAGGCCCTGTCGGCCAACGAGGACAACTCCGACGTCGCGTTCGACACGTTCCATCTTGTGCAGCTCGCGTCGTACCAGGATCTCAGCAAGGCGCTCGAGGAGGGCACGATCGACGCTGCGTGCATGGACGGCAGCATCGCCAAAACGTACTTGAACGACGATCGCAGCATTCTCGATTTCACGATCGACACGCAGGAGTACGGCGTCGCCACGCAGAAGGACTCCGCGCTCAGCCAGCCGGTTTCCGCCGCTGTCCAGGGCATGCTCGACGACGGCACCATCGCCCGGCTGACGGACAAATGGGACTAAGGGGGCGCGCATGTCTGTGAAACTCAAGGTGAAGATCGCCATCCTCGTCCTCGTGGCGGCCGTCAGCATGGCCGTCATGGGCGTGGTGCTGTCCACGATGCAGAACGACCTGTCGCTCGAGGACTACACGAGCGAGATGAGGCAGGAAGCCGACGCGCTTCCCGAGCTGCTGGAATCGGCGCAGGAGAACGTCGATCAGAACACCCTCACCTACGACGAGATATTCCAGTCGAAGGCCGCGAGCGTCGCTTTCATGGCGAACAACGACACGGGCTTCGAGGCTACCGACGCGAAGATGGCCGAGTACAAGGACCTCCTCGGCGTGGACAACGTCATGGTGGTCGGCCGCGACGGCAGCCTGATCGCAAAGGCGCAGGACACCCTCGCCGACTTCGCGTACCCGCGCTTCAACCAGCTGCGCACGGTGTTCGACGACGGCAAGCCCTCCCAGGCGGTGGAGATCGAGCTGCCCGAGCAGAGCTGGCTCATGCGCTACTACGCCGCCGCCGTCGACGCCGACGCCATGGTGGTGGTCGAGCAGAATCCCGCCGAGCTGCGCGAGCTCGTGGAGGTGACGGGCTCGACGGAGAGCGTGCTCAAGAACATCGCCATCGGCCAGCACGGCTACCTGTTCGCCGTGTCCGCGCAGGACTACCTTGTGGAATACCATCCGAACGCGAATCTCGTCGGCACCGACGCCATCGACGGCGGCCTCGACGCGAGCGCCCTCGAGGACGGAAACCTTGCCTGGATGGAGCTGGGCGGCGAATCGCTGTACTGCAACGTGAGCAAGATCGGCGATATGTACTACATCGCCGCGGTGCCCGAGAGCGACATGGCGGCTACCCGCAACATCACGGTGGGCGTCATCCTGTTCATCTTCTTCGCGGTGATGTGCGTGGTCATCATGTACGGCATCTTCGTCATGCGCGAGGACGAACGCGAGGGCTACGATTCGGACCATTTCCGCACGCTTGGGCCGCTGCTCTACAACAAGGTCATCGGGCGGAAGGCGGCCGTGCTGTCGTTCGTGGGCTTCTTGGCCATCCTGCTGGTGACGTTCTACATGCAGACGCTGTTCGCGCTGTCGTCGGAATCGGTGGCCAACAACGAGCGCGTCGACGAGGTGGTGGAAACCATCCAACGCTCCACGGAGCGCATGGAGGACCTGAACGACCAGTACGGGGAGCGCTACCTGAGCAAGACGCGCGTTGCCGGCTACATCCTCGACCGGAATCCCGCGCTCGAGAACAAAGCCGACTTGCAGAAGCTGGCCGACGTGCTGCAGGTTCAGTACGTGTTCGCCTACGACGAGACCGGCGCCATGACGGCCACGAACTCCTCGTACGCGAACCTCACGTTGAGCGATAGCCCCGACGATCAGTCCTTCGAGTTCAGGAAGCTGCTGCAGGGTGCCGACTCGGTGGTGCAGGATCCGCAGCCCGACGAGGTCTCCGGCGAGCTGCGCCAGTACATCGGCGTGGCGCTGCACGACGCCGAAGGAACGGCCAACGGGCTCGTGCAGCTCGGAATCCGCTCGACGCGCCTTGAGAACCTGCTGGCCAGCGTGCAGATCGACAGCGTCCTCGACGGCTTGAAGTCGGGCGCCGACGGGTTCGCCTTCGCGGTGAGCAAATCCGACGGCACGTTCGCCTCCTTCCCCGACCAGCGCCTCGTGGGCAAGCCCGCGCTCGAGCACGGGATGCTGGAGAGCCAGCTGAAGGACGGGTACTGCGACTACATCACCGTCGAGGGCGTCACGTACTACGCCTCGTCCGCCGAGACGGACGGCTACTACCTGTACATCGCCGGAACCGAGGGCGAGCTCATGGCGGAGCGCGTGCCGTTGACGCTGACGACGGGCGGCATCGCGCTCGTGTGCCTCGCGGTGATCTTCCTGCTGCTGGCGTTCGAGCCGAAGCGGGGCTTCTCCGTGCCGAACCGTCCCGGCGAGGAGGCCGAGTCGCGCATGTTCGACGTGACCATGCCGAGCGGCCGTAAGATCAAGACGGAGTCCGCCGCGAGCCGCTGGCTCGACCGGTCGTTCAAGTGGAGCGAGCGGACGGCGGAGCAGAAGACGGCCGCCGTGGTCAAGTGGCTGCTGGGCGTTTCGGTGATCGCCGTGTGCGTGGCCGTGGTGTTCCAGGACCGCTTCTTCGGCAGCGCTTCCATCTTCTCCTACATCCTCGGCGGCGATTGGGAGCGCGGGCTCAACATATTCGCGTTCACGGCGTGCATCATGTTCGTATGCGTGGCCCTGACCGTGGTCACCGTGGTGCAGAAGCTGCTCGACCTCCTGTCGACGGTGCTCGGCGCGCGCGGGGAGACCGTGTGCCGCCTGCTGGGAAGCTTCATCAAGTACGCCACCATCATCGGCATGGCGTACTATTGCCTCATGCTCGTCGGGGTCGACACCACCACGCTTTTGGCCTCCGCCGGCATCCTGTCCATCGCCATCAGCTTCGGCGCGAAGGAGCTCGTCTCGGATATCCTGTCCGGCCTGTTCATCATCTTCGAGGGCGAGTTCCGCGTTGGCGACATCATCATGGTGGGCGATTGGCGCGGCACGGTGGTGGAGATCGGCGTGCGCACGACGAAGGTGGAGGACGGCTCCCAGAACATCAAGGTCATCCGCAACAGCGACATCAGCAACGTCGTCAACATGACCAAGGAGACGTCCTACGCCTCGTGCGACGTGGGCATCGAGTACGGCGAGTCGCTCGAGCGCGTGGAGAACATCCTGTCCAAGGAGCTGCCGAACATCCGCAAGCGCCTGCCTGCCATTCTCGACGGCCCGTTCTACAAGGGCGTCGTGTCGCTCGGCGACAACAGCGTGAACATCCGCATCGTGGTGCAGTGCGCCGAGACCGACCGCGTGCAGCTCGAGCGCGACCTGAACCGCGAGATGAAGCTGATCTGCGACAAGCACGACATCAGCATCCCGTACCCGCAGGTGGTCATCAACCAGCCCACCGAGTTCAAGAAGGCGACGGCGGCCGAGAAGCGCAGCGCCGACCGCTTCAACGAGGAGCAGAAAGCCGCCTCGAAAGACCTCGGCAACGAGGACGACGACGAGACGCGCTGAGACGGCTGCGCGAGCGCGGGGAACTTGGGCCCGGAACGATCGTTCCGGGCCCTTTCGCGTTCTCGGGCTCCGAATGCGGCGTGCAGCCGGTGCAGGTTAGGGTACGCTGATGGCCGAGCGTTCGCCGCGCCGGGGTAAAAAGAGCGGCTTCGTGCGAAAACGACGATTTTCCGTGAACCGCGTCGGTCTTCGGCGCTACCAAAGGGTTGAACGCGACGACGGGAACGAGAGGCGGTGGCATGGGAGGGCTCGAAGCGGACGAGGAGCGGGCGCGCGCCGCGCTCGCGCGCATGGCGCGCGGCGACGAAGGCGCGCTCGAGGAGCTGTACCGACGCTACGCGCCGGCCGTGCTCGCGTTCGCCTCGGCGCGCTGCCCGGACCGCCAGCTTGCCGAGGAGGTCGCCGCCGACGTGTGGCTGGGCTGCTGGCGCTCCGCTCGCGCGTTTTGCGGCGACAGCCGGGTGCTCACGTGGCTGCTGGGCATCGTGAAACGCCAGGTGTACGTGCGCATGCGGCGCGTGCGGCTTGCCGAGTGCCCGCTCGACGAGGCTTCGGCGCAGGTCGTCGACGAGGGAGGCGACCCTTCGGGCGCGCTCATGGCGCAAGCGGGCGTGGACGAGATCGTGGCCGCGCTCGACGCCCTCGAGCCGGCGTTGGCCGAAACAGTGCGGCTCGCCTGGCTGCACGAGCTTCCCTATGCGGAGATCGCCCAGGTGACCGACGTGCCGGTGGGCACGGTGAAGTCGCGCGTGTCCCGCGCGCGAGCCCTGTTGCAGAAGACCTTGGGGAGGCGAGCATGAACACGGACGGAACCGAGCCGCGCGCGGCGTTGCGCGAGGCGATGAGGATGCAGGAACGGGCGTGCGCGTCCGACGTGCCCCCGTTCGCGCGCATCGCAGCGCGCATCGAGGACGAGCCGTCGATCTTCGAGGCGCCGGCCTGGACGGCGCGCAAGGGCGCCCGGTTGGCCGCGAGCCTGGCGGCCGCGCAGGCGCGCGCGATGCCGCGAGCGGTGCTGCCGGCCGCGCTCGCGATGGCCGCGCTCGCGACGGGCGCGGCGTGCTTCGTGGCCGCAAGAGGGGGTTCGGGCGATGCCGCTTGGTGGCTTTCGGCGCTTTTGCTGCTGGGCGCGGCGATCACCGTGACGGCCGCGCTCTCGAACGACGCGGCCGACGCGCTGGCGCTGGCCATGCCGTTGGGGCCGCAGACCGTGCTGCTCGCGCGGTTGGCGCTGGTGCTGGGCGTCGACGCGCTCGCCGGGCTCGCCGCCTCGGCGGTCTTCGTCTGGCTGGGCGCGCCGTTCGGGCTGGGCGCGCTCGTCTCGTCGTGGCTCGTTCCCCTTTCTGCCGTGGCCGGCGCCTCGGCGTTCGTCGCGGTGTGGTCGAACGCCCCGTGGACGGGCGCGGTGGCCGGTGCGCTCCTCGTACCGCTCGTGGTGCCGGTTGGGCGCGCGGCGGACGCGGGCGGCGCGCTCTCGGCGATCGCGCAGCTGCAGGGCGCCGTCGGGCCCGAAGCGGCTGCGGCTGCAGGGTGCGCCCTGCTCGCGGTTGCGGTGGCCACGGCGCGCCGGGCGCTGGTCGCGCATCTGGACGCAGCTTGAATTCGAGGAGGTTACGCATGATTGCAGGATATGGCGGCGGCAACGGCCGCTTGACGGGATCGCAGCTGCGCGCGCTCGCGGCCGCGCAGGCACGGCGGGTGCGCGTCGTGGGCGTCGTCGTGCCGATGGCCGTCGGCGCATGCATCGCCGTCGTCGGCGCATGGTGGGCGCACGCGGCGGGCGCGACGGCGGCTGCGCTCGCGATGCTCGCGTTCACGCAGGCGTATCCCTTGACAGTGGGCGTCTGCGCCGTCGCGGCCTTCACGGGCGACCCGCTCGTGGAGCTGCAGACGGCCACGCCGGCGGAGTTCCGCGCGGTGCAGACGCTGCGCGGGGCCGTCGTGCTCGCCGCGGCTGCGGCCGGCGCGCTCGCGATGTTCGCGCCGCTCGAGGCGATGGGCATCGTGTACCGCGATGTCGGGTGGATGGGCCTCGTCACGCCGGTGGGCGGCGCGGCGCTCATGGTGCTGGCCGCGTACGTCGCCGCGGCGCTCGCGGGGTCTTCCCGCAACGCCTCGCTCGCCGTCGTGGCGGCATGGCTGTTCTTCGCGCTCGTCTGGGATCCGAACGTGGCTCCGCTCGCCTTGCAGCGCGGGCTGCCGCTGCTCGTGCTGCTCCCGGCGGCGGCCTGCGTTTGGCGTGCGCTGGGCGCGCCCGAATACGCATGGAACAGGTTGGGAGGCGCGCGATGAGGTTCTTTTGCCTGGCGCGCGCCCATTTCCGCATGGCGGCCCGCCAGCGGGCGCTGTGGATCGTGTCGTCTGCGCTCGCGCTGCTCTCGATGGCGATCACCGTGAACGACGGCTTGCCCTTCGAGACGGGCGACGCGGCCGATCTCGTGTTCCTGGCGCAGGTGCTGGCCATGCTCCCGCCCGTCGTCTACGCTGCGGCCTTCACCGACCTCGTCGCCCAGCCCGAGCGGCTCGGCGTCTCGGAGGTCGAGGTCTCGGCGCCCGTGAGCTCCGTCGCGCTGAGCGCAGCGCGCGTGACGGGCGCGCTCGCGGTGATGACGCTGCCATCGGCAGCCGTGCTGCTGTTCTGCGTGGTCGGCCAGATGCTGCACGGCAACGCGTGGGCGCTGTCTCAGGCGATCGTGCTGCTTGCGGGCGTGGTGTTGCCCTCGGCTGCCCTCGCCGCGGCGCTGTCGGCGTTGGCGGGCGCGCTGCTGCCGCGGGCGCTGGCGCGATGCGCGGCGGTGGTCGCGTGGTGCGGGGCGCTGTTCGCGTTCTCGTTCCGCGGGGTGTCGGTGGACGGGGGCGGCGGCTTCCAGGTTCATATCGTCGCCGACCCGATCTGCCAGGCGTTCTTCGGATCGAGCCCGTTCCTCGACTATCAGGGCCCGGCCGCCGCCGCCACGTCCCTCGAGGCCGTCGCGCTGCTCGCGCTCAAGCTCGCCGTCGCCGTCGCGCTCCTCGCGCTGTCCGGAGCCATCGCCCGCAAACGCACCTATCGCCGCCGCTGAGCCTGCCAGGGCTTGCGCGCAGAAAGGATACCCCCATGTTCATCTCCCTCGACCATCTGGGCAAGGACTTCCCGAAGAAGCCGCGCGCCCTCGACGACCTCACGCTCGACCTGCCCTCCGGCATGATCGGGCTCATCGGCCCGAACGGCGCCGGCAAGACCACGCTCATGCGCATCCTCTGCGGCATCGTGGGGCCCACGACGGGGCGCGTGCTCGTGGACGGGCGCGACCTGTCCGAGCCGCGCAACCGCCGCGCGCTCAAGAAGTCCCTCGGCTACCTGCCGCAGGACATCGAGCCCTATCCCAACCTCACGCCGCCCGAGTTCCTCGACTACGTGGGCGTTCTCAAGGGCATGGACGACCGGCGCGCCCGGCGCCGCCAAGCCGACGAGCTCATCGAGCGCGTAGGGCTGACCGACGTGCGCCGGCGGCGCATCGGCGGGTTCTCGGGCGGCATGCGGAGGCGCGTGGGCATCGCCCAGGCGCTCATGGGCGACCCGCGCCTGCTCGTGGTGGACGAGCCCACGGCCGGCCTCGACCCCGAGGAGCGCATGCGCTTCCGCACGCTCTTGGCAACGCTCGGCGGCGAGCGCACGGTGGTCTTGTCCACGCACATCCTCGACGACGTGGCGCAGACCTGCCCCTACGTGTGCGTGCTGCGTGCGGGGCGGCTGCGCTACGACGGCGCCACCGCGGGCCTCATCGACGGCGCGCACGGCCGCACGTGGCTCACGCCGCCTCTCATGGCGCCGCCGGCGGGCGCGGTCGTGGCGAACGCGGTCACCACGGCGCAGGGGACGCGCTACCGCATCGTGTCCGATGCGCCGCCCGCCGGTTCCGAACCCGTCGAGCCCACCCTCGAAGACGGCTACATGGCCCTGAGCACCCGATAAGGCTCCCCGGGGCGTTTCATCGCGATCGCGGTTCGCTGTTAAACCAACGTTGACACATACCCGTACCTCTCGCCGATCGTCCACCCGTTGACGCAGCTCATGAACGGGCGGCTCTCCAGGTGCGTCAGCCGCGGCTCGGCCGCCGCTGGCCGCCCGAGCCGTCGCGGCCCTTCCGCACGAAGGAGGGGCGGCCGCACCTCGGGCACCGGTCGGGCTCGCCGCAGGCGGAGGCTGCGAGGTCCTCCGCGATGGCCCTCCACAGCGCCTCGGCAAGCTCGCGCTTCTCGGCGAGCGTCATCGTCGCGACCTGGTCTACAATCCCCATGGCGGGTCCTTTCCCCGATGCTTTCCGGCAATCGCATCGTAGGCGGAAGGGCCCGTTTTCCATGTCCCGGGAAAGGGACCGTGTCGATGTTGGTTTAACAGCAGAATCGCGATCGGCAAGCAATTTTTTCGTTTTGCGAACGATTCAGACGCTTTCGAGCGTTATCGGCGAAGAGCGCGCACGAGAGGCCGGACATCGCCCCAGGTCGGCGAAGTCCGATACTGCGGACAATGCTCCGCTGAGGCCCTGCGCGTTCGCAAAACGCTAAAATTGCTTGGAACTCGGCGATTCCGCTGTTAAACCAACATTGACATTTCGCAGGCCGGCGCGCGCCTTGTCATCCTGAGCTGAGCGGCGCAGCCGCGGAGTCGAAGGATCCCGTGCGGCGCCAGCCGGGATCCTTCGACTCGCTTGCGCTCGCTCAGGATGACGATCTGGCCGGGCCTATGTCAATCTTGGTTTAACAGCGGAGATCGCGGTTCGTGGCAGAAACGCGGAGAAATTCGTCGTTTGCGCCCGCTCTCGCGGGCATAAACGGGCATTGGGCTTCGGGACTGCAGCATACTGCCTGGTCGGCAGTTTGTATTCGAGCGCCCGCCGGCTCGAAGCGCGAAAATGCGACGAATTTCTCCAAGTTTCTGCCACGAACGGCGCGTCCTGCGTGCACCGCCCGCGACCGCGATGCGCTACCATGGGGGCGTAACCGTTGTCGGGGGAAGGGGGCCGCCGTGCGCGTGCTCGTGTTGGGCGGGACGCAGTTCGTGGGGCAGGCGCTGGCCGGGGAGCTCGTCGCGCGCGGCTGGGACGTGTCCATCCTCACGCGCGGCATCCTCCCTTCGACGGTTTCGGGCATCGGCCGGTGGTACCGCGCCGATCGGCGCGCCGCGTCGGGTTGGGGCGCGCTCGCGGGCGAGCGCTTCGACGCGGTCGTCGACGTGTCCGCTTACACAGCGGCGGACGTGGAGCCGGTGCTCGACGCGCTGCGCTTCGACGACGGCGCGCGCTACGTGCTCGTCAGCTCGGGCGCGGTGTACCGGCCGAGCGACCGTCCGCTCGCCGAGGACGCGCCGGCGGGCGAGAACGTGCATTGGGGCCCGTACGGGCTGGGCAAGCTCGAGGCGGAGCGCCTGCTCCTCGATCGCCAGCCGCGCTGCGGCTACGCGCTCTCCATCGTGAGGCCGGCGTACCTGTACGGGCCTGGCAACAACCTGCTGCGCGAGGCCTACCTGTTCGATCGGCTCGAAAAGAGGCTGCCCGTGCCGGTGCCGAGCGGCGGCACGCGGACGCAGTTCGCGATCGTGGACGAAGCGGCGCGCATGGTCGCGTCGCTGGCCGAGCCCGTCTGCTGGAGCGCCGAGGCGTTCAACTGCGCGCATCCCGAGCCGGTCGGCTGGGACGACCTCGTCCGCGCGGCTGCCCGCGCGGTGGGAGTCGAGCCGCGCATCGCGCACGTCCGCTGCTCCGACGCGCTCGAAGCGCGTTCGTTCTTCCCGTTTCGCGACTGCTCGTACGTGCTCGACGTTCGCAAGGCCGCGAAGTTCGGGTTGCCCTCTCCCCGAACCGCCCTCGAGGAGGGCATGGTGCGGACCTATGCCTGGTATCGCGAGCGCCGCCCGATCCTCTGCGATCCCAAGATGACCCGCATCGAGGAAGCCCTGCGCCGCTCGGAGCGGTGAAGGCCTCTCGTAAGCGCCCTTGCGCGCCGCGTCGTCTCAGCGCTTGTGCCTGCCCCGCTTCCCCAGGCGTGTTTTCGGGGCGAAATCGGCGGGTCGCGCGTCATCTGCGGCGCGGCAACGGTATCATATCCGGGTACGGAAAACGGGGGAGCGCGAGGCTCTTGGACACGGAAAGGTTGACTATGGCGAAAATTGCGATGACCACGCCGCTCGTGGAGATGGACGGCGACGAGATGACGCGCATCATCTGGCAGATGATCAAGGACGAGCTGCTGCTTCCGCACATCGATCTGAAAACCGAGTACTACGACCTGGGCCTCGAGCATCGCAACGCCACCGACGACCAGGTGACCGTGGACTCCGCCGAAGCCACCAAGCGCTTGGGCGTGGCCGTGAAGTGCGCCACCATCACGCCGAACGCCGCGCGCATGGACGAGTACGACCTCAAGAGCATGTGGAAGAGCCCCAACGGCACCATCCGCGCCATGCTCGACGGCACCGTGTTCCGCACGCCCATCACCGTCGCGGGCATCGAGCCGTGCGTCCGCAACTGGGTGAAGCCCATCACCATCGCGCGCCACGCCTACGGCGACGTGTACAAGAACGCCGAGCTGGTCGTGCCCGGCCCCGGCACGGTGGAGCTCGTGTACACCGCGGCCGACGGCTCCGAGACGCGCGAGCTCGTGCAGAAGTTCGAAGGCCCCGGCATCGCCCAGGGCATGCACAACCTCGACGCGTCCATCGCCAGCTTCGCGCGCAGCTGCTTCGAGTACGCCCTCGACATCAAGCAGGACCTCTGGTTCGCCACGAAGGACACCATCTCGAAGAAGTACGACCACCGCTTCAAGGACATCTTCCAGGAGATCTTCGATGCCGAGTACGCCGCGCGCTTCGAGGAGGCCGGCATCGAGTACTTCTACACGCTCATCGACGACGCGGTGGCGCGCGTGATGAAGGCCGACGGCGGCTTCATCTGGGCCTGCAAGAACTACGACGGCGACGTGATGAGCGACATGGTGTCCAGCGCGTTCGGATCGCTGGCCATGATGACGTCGGTGCTCGTGTCGCCGCAGGGCTATTACGAGTACGAAGCCGCGCACGGCACCGTGCAGCGCCACTACTACAAGCATCTCAAGGGCGAGGAGACGTCCACGAACTCGGTGGCCACCATCTTCGCGTGGTCGGGCGCCCTGCGCAAGCGCGGCGAGCTGGACGGCCTCGACGACCTCGTGGCGTTCGCCGACAAGCTGGAGCGCGCCACGCTCGACACCATCGAGGCCGGCGAGATGACGGGCGACCTCGCGCTCATCACCACGCTCCCGAACCCGGTGAAGCTCTCCACCCGCGACTTCATCCTCGCCATCGCGAAGAGGCTGGCGGCGTAAAGCCGAACCCGCGATACTACGCGATGCTTTGCGGCCTCGGCGATCGTGCCGGGGCCGTTCCACGTTTCGGCGACGGTCCGATGAAGCGGCGAATACGGATCCCTCCCGCCGCCTGCGCGCGCGGCGCCCGTGCGCGATCATTCGTAGGACTGCAAAGAACACGGACGGAAGGGCAGGCCATGACCTCTATCTGGGCCGAGGAAACGAAGAGGGCCGACGACGGTAAGACGCTCGAAGGCGACGTCAAGGCCGACGTGCTGGTGATCGGGGCGGGCATGGCGGGCATGCTGTGCGCCGCGTTCCTGAGCAAGATCGGGTGCGGGTGCGTGGTGGCGGAGGCGGACCGCGTCGGGTCGGGCGCCACGGGCAACACCACCGCGAAGGTGACCGCCCAGCACGGGCTCGTCTACGACCGGCTCATCGAGAAGGAAGGGCCCGACCGGGCGCGCCTCTACTTCGAGGCGAACCAGGCGGCGGTCGCGGGGCTGCGCGACCTGGCCCGCTCGGTGCCCTGCGACTTCGAGGAGCGCACGGCCTACGTGTACGCGGAGGGCACGACGGAGAACCTCGAGCGCGAGCAGGACGCCTACGAGCGGCTCGGCATCCCGCACCGTACGATGCCGAGCGCGCCGGTGCCGGTGGCGAA encodes:
- a CDS encoding RNA polymerase sigma factor, giving the protein MGGLEADEERARAALARMARGDEGALEELYRRYAPAVLAFASARCPDRQLAEEVAADVWLGCWRSARAFCGDSRVLTWLLGIVKRQVYVRMRRVRLAECPLDEASAQVVDEGGDPSGALMAQAGVDEIVAALDALEPALAETVRLAWLHELPYAEIAQVTDVPVGTVKSRVSRARALLQKTLGRRA
- a CDS encoding mechanosensitive ion channel domain-containing protein, with product MSVKLKVKIAILVLVAAVSMAVMGVVLSTMQNDLSLEDYTSEMRQEADALPELLESAQENVDQNTLTYDEIFQSKAASVAFMANNDTGFEATDAKMAEYKDLLGVDNVMVVGRDGSLIAKAQDTLADFAYPRFNQLRTVFDDGKPSQAVEIELPEQSWLMRYYAAAVDADAMVVVEQNPAELRELVEVTGSTESVLKNIAIGQHGYLFAVSAQDYLVEYHPNANLVGTDAIDGGLDASALEDGNLAWMELGGESLYCNVSKIGDMYYIAAVPESDMAATRNITVGVILFIFFAVMCVVIMYGIFVMREDEREGYDSDHFRTLGPLLYNKVIGRKAAVLSFVGFLAILLVTFYMQTLFALSSESVANNERVDEVVETIQRSTERMEDLNDQYGERYLSKTRVAGYILDRNPALENKADLQKLADVLQVQYVFAYDETGAMTATNSSYANLTLSDSPDDQSFEFRKLLQGADSVVQDPQPDEVSGELRQYIGVALHDAEGTANGLVQLGIRSTRLENLLASVQIDSVLDGLKSGADGFAFAVSKSDGTFASFPDQRLVGKPALEHGMLESQLKDGYCDYITVEGVTYYASSAETDGYYLYIAGTEGELMAERVPLTLTTGGIALVCLAVIFLLLAFEPKRGFSVPNRPGEEAESRMFDVTMPSGRKIKTESAASRWLDRSFKWSERTAEQKTAAVVKWLLGVSVIAVCVAVVFQDRFFGSASIFSYILGGDWERGLNIFAFTACIMFVCVALTVVTVVQKLLDLLSTVLGARGETVCRLLGSFIKYATIIGMAYYCLMLVGVDTTTLLASAGILSIAISFGAKELVSDILSGLFIIFEGEFRVGDIIMVGDWRGTVVEIGVRTTKVEDGSQNIKVIRNSDISNVVNMTKETSYASCDVGIEYGESLERVENILSKELPNIRKRLPAILDGPFYKGVVSLGDNSVNIRIVVQCAETDRVQLERDLNREMKLICDKHDISIPYPQVVINQPTEFKKATAAEKRSADRFNEEQKAASKDLGNEDDDETR
- a CDS encoding ATP-binding cassette domain-containing protein, whose amino-acid sequence is MFISLDHLGKDFPKKPRALDDLTLDLPSGMIGLIGPNGAGKTTLMRILCGIVGPTTGRVLVDGRDLSEPRNRRALKKSLGYLPQDIEPYPNLTPPEFLDYVGVLKGMDDRRARRRQADELIERVGLTDVRRRRIGGFSGGMRRRVGIAQALMGDPRLLVVDEPTAGLDPEERMRFRTLLATLGGERTVVLSTHILDDVAQTCPYVCVLRAGRLRYDGATAGLIDGAHGRTWLTPPLMAPPAGAVVANAVTTAQGTRYRIVSDAPPAGSEPVEPTLEDGYMALSTR
- a CDS encoding NAD-dependent epimerase/dehydratase family protein, with the protein product MRVLVLGGTQFVGQALAGELVARGWDVSILTRGILPSTVSGIGRWYRADRRAASGWGALAGERFDAVVDVSAYTAADVEPVLDALRFDDGARYVLVSSGAVYRPSDRPLAEDAPAGENVHWGPYGLGKLEAERLLLDRQPRCGYALSIVRPAYLYGPGNNLLREAYLFDRLEKRLPVPVPSGGTRTQFAIVDEAARMVASLAEPVCWSAEAFNCAHPEPVGWDDLVRAAARAVGVEPRIAHVRCSDALEARSFFPFRDCSYVLDVRKAAKFGLPSPRTALEEGMVRTYAWYRERRPILCDPKMTRIEEALRRSER
- a CDS encoding transporter substrate-binding domain-containing protein — encoded protein: MGKTGRGARIALLLAVALLSCALAGLAGCAGPGDDKGTASSGETLRVGVRSDVVGFGYLNEGTGKYYGLEIDIANEMAARMGYGAVEFVSVLPENRKDMLQNGEVDCLVACYSIAESRQKNFDFSPAYYSDDSIVMVENSALIDGVDALEGKTLGTMSGSNTAPQLVIKLTEAGFTSGEALSANEDNSDVAFDTFHLVQLASYQDLSKALEEGTIDAACMDGSIAKTYLNDDRSILDFTIDTQEYGVATQKDSALSQPVSAAVQGMLDDGTIARLTDKWD
- a CDS encoding NADP-dependent isocitrate dehydrogenase, with the translated sequence MAKIAMTTPLVEMDGDEMTRIIWQMIKDELLLPHIDLKTEYYDLGLEHRNATDDQVTVDSAEATKRLGVAVKCATITPNAARMDEYDLKSMWKSPNGTIRAMLDGTVFRTPITVAGIEPCVRNWVKPITIARHAYGDVYKNAELVVPGPGTVELVYTAADGSETRELVQKFEGPGIAQGMHNLDASIASFARSCFEYALDIKQDLWFATKDTISKKYDHRFKDIFQEIFDAEYAARFEEAGIEYFYTLIDDAVARVMKADGGFIWACKNYDGDVMSDMVSSAFGSLAMMTSVLVSPQGYYEYEAAHGTVQRHYYKHLKGEETSTNSVATIFAWSGALRKRGELDGLDDLVAFADKLERATLDTIEAGEMTGDLALITTLPNPVKLSTRDFILAIAKRLAA